The Chrysiogenia bacterium genome segment CGATCACGCGAGGGCAATGGCGAGCGATATCATTCACGCACGCTTGGCGTTCTTGGCGCCTTGGCGGTTGATCTCCGAGTTCTTACTTCGGCGGCTCGGCAACTTCTTCGGGCGTGAAGGTCCGTACGACCTTGGCGGGGCTTCCCACCACGACGCTATAGGGCGGAACATCCTTGGTAACTATCGAGCCCGCGCCCACGACGGCGTGCTCGCCGACGGTGACGCCGGGCAGGATGATGGCGCCCACGGCCACGTAGCTGCCGCGCTTCAAGGTCACGCCGCTGCGGCCCGAAGCCTCTTC includes the following:
- a CDS encoding acyltransferase; this translates as MGERVFIGVDVLIDDADPWGVVIEDDVTVLARAVILAHAYYPRHLQGVLEEASGRSGVTLKRGSYVAVGAIILPGVTVGEHAVVGAGSIVTKDVPPYSVVVGSPAKVVRTFTPEEVAEPPK